One Vibrio sp. 16 genomic window carries:
- the folK gene encoding 2-amino-4-hydroxy-6-hydroxymethyldihydropteridine diphosphokinase — translation MITAYVGIGSNIERRKHIQAAIDELSALGHELRLSTIFECEAVDFESHPFYNLVVEMKTTLDLAEFSRQLRQIELKWGRAENAAKYEPRTLDLDIILFGDVVSDAQPELPRSDIFKYAFVLKPLVELCPARVVPQDGRSIKQIWQQSTFDTALVPVPLWFNHKF, via the coding sequence ATGATAACGGCTTACGTTGGTATTGGCTCTAACATTGAAAGACGTAAGCATATTCAAGCTGCTATTGATGAGCTTAGCGCGTTAGGCCATGAACTGCGTCTCTCGACTATTTTTGAATGCGAAGCCGTCGACTTTGAAAGCCATCCGTTTTACAACCTTGTCGTAGAAATGAAAACAACGTTAGATTTGGCGGAATTCTCGCGACAACTTCGCCAAATTGAGCTCAAATGGGGCCGAGCTGAAAACGCGGCAAAATATGAACCGCGCACGTTGGATCTCGATATCATTTTATTTGGTGATGTGGTGTCTGACGCTCAACCTGAGCTACCTCGTAGCGACATATTTAAGTATGCTTTTGTCCTTAAGCCCCTTGTCGAGCTATGCCCCGCAAGAGTGGTTCCCCAAGATGGTCGAAGCATCAAACAAATTTGGCAACAGTCGACGTTTGACACTGCACTGGTGCCGGTTCCTCTATGGTTTAACCACAAATTTTAA